A genome region from Nocardia sp. NBC_00565 includes the following:
- a CDS encoding alpha/beta hydrolase: MGLVILATGAAAAEPPTSGPELGPPGGYQAPAENTGLPARPVIDRIEPITDRWLRVFVRSPAMNRVVQVQVLLPVDRSRPRPALYLLDGRGAPESASSWTEHGHAVDFFADKNVNVVLTTGGPANLYTDWQHRDPVLGTNKWETFLTRELPPLIDARFEGNGRNAIEGVSMGGEAAMMLTVRNPGLYRAVVAHSGCYTLASGAGQAQARAIVKTYGGDPDNMFGPPNDPDWLAHDVMTHAAALRGTAIYLSSGSGVPGEHDVPGQVDLPDAITVGGPLEAGAYACAVALADRLTRLEIPATVNLRPTGTHSWPYWADELARSWPTIAHAVGN, from the coding sequence ATGGGATTAGTGATTCTGGCGACCGGGGCGGCTGCCGCGGAGCCGCCGACCTCTGGTCCGGAACTCGGCCCGCCGGGCGGATACCAAGCACCCGCTGAGAACACTGGTCTACCCGCCCGGCCGGTCATCGACCGGATCGAGCCGATCACCGACCGGTGGCTGCGGGTGTTCGTGCGGTCACCGGCGATGAACCGGGTCGTGCAGGTGCAGGTGCTGCTACCCGTCGACCGCAGCCGGCCCCGACCCGCCCTATACCTTCTCGACGGGCGCGGTGCCCCCGAGAGCGCCAGCAGTTGGACCGAGCACGGGCATGCCGTGGATTTCTTCGCCGACAAGAACGTCAACGTCGTGCTGACCACCGGGGGACCGGCCAACCTCTACACCGACTGGCAACACCGCGACCCCGTCCTGGGCACAAACAAATGGGAAACCTTCCTCACCCGCGAACTGCCCCCACTGATCGACGCTCGGTTCGAGGGCAACGGACGCAACGCCATCGAGGGCGTGTCGATGGGCGGCGAAGCCGCGATGATGCTCACCGTGCGCAACCCGGGCCTGTACCGGGCGGTGGTGGCCCACAGCGGCTGCTACACCCTCGCATCCGGGGCCGGCCAAGCCCAGGCCCGCGCGATCGTAAAGACCTACGGCGGCGACCCGGACAACATGTTCGGCCCACCCAATGATCCCGACTGGCTCGCCCACGACGTCATGACCCACGCGGCAGCATTGCGCGGCACCGCGATCTACCTGTCCAGCGGCAGCGGCGTCCCCGGCGAACACGACGTACCCGGGCAAGTCGACCTGCCCGATGCCATCACTGTCGGCGGCCCCCTCGAGGCTGGGGCCTACGCCTGTGCTGTGGCCCTCGCCGACCGGCTCACTCGACTCGAGATCCCGGCGACGGTGAACCTGCGGCCCACCGGCACCCACTCCTGGCCCTACTGGGCCGACGAACTGGCCCGGTCCTGGCCCACCATCGCCCACGCAGTCGGCAACTGA
- a CDS encoding IS630 family transposase, whose product MRQRCPKWNGGRPAKTDQAIRDRICQIARCCPRDLGWPFSVWSLSKLAEVLRVNKIADISRETIRKILTTSGVSWQATKTWKASNDPDFIAKMNRVLDLYDNPPDDGRVVCVDEFGPLNLQPRGGRGWFSVARPKRLRATYNRTQGVRHMFGALDLGTGQLYYRIRDRKRWTEFLAFLKSLRARWPEQKLYLICDNYSVHKRAEVRAWCAGNQVDLVFLPTYSSWLNRIECEFAALRYFALNGTDHRSHHEQDTAIGDYIRWRNQHAGPVRDFAVGSKIRRPDYLPNVA is encoded by the coding sequence ATTCGCCAACGGTGTCCAAAATGGAACGGGGGCAGACCGGCGAAGACCGATCAAGCGATACGTGATCGGATCTGTCAGATCGCCCGGTGCTGCCCCCGTGACCTGGGCTGGCCGTTCAGCGTGTGGAGTCTGTCGAAACTGGCAGAAGTACTGCGCGTCAACAAGATCGCCGACATCAGCCGAGAGACAATACGCAAGATCCTCACCACCAGCGGAGTGTCGTGGCAGGCCACGAAAACATGGAAAGCCAGCAACGATCCCGACTTCATCGCCAAGATGAACCGCGTCCTCGATCTCTACGACAACCCGCCCGACGACGGCCGCGTGGTCTGCGTCGACGAGTTCGGGCCGTTGAATCTGCAACCCCGCGGCGGCCGTGGCTGGTTCAGTGTTGCCAGGCCCAAACGTTTGCGGGCGACCTACAACCGCACCCAAGGCGTCCGGCACATGTTCGGTGCCCTGGACCTGGGGACCGGCCAGTTGTATTACCGGATCCGGGACCGGAAGCGGTGGACGGAGTTCCTGGCGTTCCTGAAATCACTACGGGCCCGCTGGCCAGAGCAGAAACTGTACTTGATCTGCGACAACTACTCGGTCCACAAGCGGGCCGAAGTGCGGGCGTGGTGCGCGGGCAACCAGGTCGATTTGGTGTTCCTGCCGACGTATTCGTCATGGCTGAACCGCATCGAGTGCGAGTTCGCCGCCCTGCGCTACTTCGCGCTCAACGGCACCGACCACCGCAGCCATCACGAGCAGGACACCGCGATCGGTGACTACATCCGCTGGCGCAACCAACACGCCGGACCGGTCCGTGACTTCGCTGTCGGCTCCAAGATCCGACGTCCGGATTACTTACCCAACGTTGCTTGA
- a CDS encoding helix-turn-helix domain-containing protein, translating into MRRAVVVMASAQHQPVGLIAKLMQVSESYVRQVIHDFNEKGFDALDPKWTPLANSVGAVVVRHDRHRGFGRGVDGGCGVVASAQVRRGSGGNGPSRAGGVPGRMLGDAGAGCSGAGLL; encoded by the coding sequence ATGCGTCGGGCAGTGGTGGTGATGGCCTCGGCCCAGCATCAACCGGTCGGGTTGATCGCGAAGCTGATGCAGGTGTCGGAATCGTATGTGCGGCAAGTGATCCACGACTTCAACGAGAAGGGGTTCGACGCACTGGACCCAAAATGGACACCGTTGGCGAATTCGGTTGGGGCGGTGGTAGTTCGGCATGATCGGCATCGGGGTTTCGGCCGTGGTGTTGATGGAGGTTGTGGTGTCGTTGCGTCCGCGCAGGTGCGACGTGGTTCCGGTGGAAACGGTCCGAGTCGCGCAGGCGGTGTTCCCGGAAGGATGCTTGGCGATGCGGGTGCGGGATGTTCTGGGGCCGGTCTTCTCTGA
- a CDS encoding IS1182 family transposase — METVRVAQAVFPEGCLAMRVRDVLGPVFSDAEFAEMFSRRGQPAISPALLALVSVLQFAEGLTDRQAAHAVRARIDWKYALGMELTDPGFDYSVLSEFRSRLITGGLEQRVLDAVLEATRRAGLLKPGGRQRTDSTHVLAAVRDLNRLQFVTETLRAALNALAAAAPDWLVGIAEPEWFDRYSARSEDTRFPSRWAARAAHANQIGSDGMTVLSAVTAADAPAWLRQLPAVELLRRIWIQQYQVSDGAVAWRDRKDLPPAAIRYCSPYDEQARTGTKRDTSWNGYKVHLTETCEPDAPHLITQVATTPAPVPDMVMTAAIHAGLAERDLLPEVHLVDAGYVDADLLIAARQEHGIELLGPAKSATGWQATADRGYTLSDFTIDWDNEQATCPQGATSRSWKADRSQDGIPVIRVRFPTAECQRCPVREQCTRSSSGRRLTVRHRAQHQALQLARTEQQTEQWQQRYQHRAGVEGTIAQGIRACGLRRSRYRGLAKTSLQHLLTAAGLNLNRLNTWWETTSFAPTRTSHFTALRPAA; from the coding sequence GTGGAAACGGTCCGAGTCGCGCAGGCGGTGTTCCCGGAAGGATGCTTGGCGATGCGGGTGCGGGATGTTCTGGGGCCGGTCTTCTCTGATGCCGAGTTCGCGGAGATGTTTTCCCGGCGCGGTCAGCCCGCGATCTCGCCTGCGTTGCTGGCGTTGGTGTCGGTGTTGCAGTTCGCCGAAGGACTCACCGATCGTCAAGCAGCACACGCGGTCCGGGCCCGGATCGACTGGAAATACGCGCTCGGGATGGAGTTGACCGATCCCGGTTTCGACTACTCGGTGCTCAGCGAGTTCCGTTCCCGGCTGATCACCGGCGGACTGGAGCAGCGTGTGCTCGACGCGGTGCTGGAGGCGACACGGCGGGCCGGGTTGCTGAAGCCCGGTGGCCGGCAACGGACCGATTCCACTCATGTTCTCGCGGCGGTGCGCGACCTCAACCGGCTGCAGTTCGTCACCGAGACACTGCGGGCGGCGCTCAACGCGCTCGCCGCTGCGGCACCAGACTGGCTGGTCGGCATCGCCGAACCCGAATGGTTCGACCGATACAGTGCTCGATCCGAAGACACTCGGTTCCCGAGTCGCTGGGCGGCGCGGGCCGCCCATGCGAACCAGATCGGTTCCGACGGAATGACCGTGCTATCGGCCGTTACCGCTGCGGACGCACCCGCATGGCTGCGGCAGCTTCCGGCGGTGGAGTTGCTGCGCCGGATCTGGATTCAGCAGTATCAGGTCAGCGACGGAGCAGTGGCGTGGCGAGACAGAAAAGACTTGCCCCCTGCAGCGATTCGCTACTGCTCACCGTATGACGAGCAAGCCCGCACAGGCACCAAACGCGACACCTCCTGGAACGGTTACAAGGTCCATCTCACCGAAACCTGCGAGCCCGATGCGCCTCACCTCATCACTCAGGTCGCCACCACACCGGCGCCGGTCCCGGACATGGTGATGACCGCGGCGATCCACGCCGGTCTGGCAGAGCGGGATCTGCTTCCTGAGGTGCATTTGGTCGATGCCGGCTATGTCGATGCGGACCTGCTCATCGCCGCACGGCAGGAACATGGGATCGAGTTGCTGGGCCCGGCGAAATCGGCCACCGGCTGGCAAGCCACCGCCGACCGCGGCTACACCCTGTCCGATTTCACCATCGACTGGGACAACGAGCAGGCGACCTGCCCACAAGGCGCCACTTCCAGATCTTGGAAAGCCGACCGGTCTCAGGACGGGATCCCCGTCATCAGGGTTCGATTCCCCACCGCAGAGTGTCAACGCTGTCCTGTCCGCGAACAATGCACCCGCTCCAGCTCAGGTCGGCGGCTCACTGTTCGCCATCGTGCCCAGCATCAGGCCCTCCAACTCGCTCGCACCGAGCAACAGACCGAACAGTGGCAACAGCGCTACCAGCACCGCGCGGGCGTCGAAGGCACCATCGCCCAAGGCATCCGAGCCTGCGGCCTGCGCCGCTCCCGCTACCGCGGCCTCGCCAAAACCAGCCTCCAACACCTACTCACCGCTGCGGGCCTCAACCTCAACCGTCTCAATACCTGGTGGGAGACAACATCTTTCGCTCCAACCCGAACATCACACTTCACCGCCCTCAGACCAGCCGCCTGA
- a CDS encoding WXG100 family type VII secretion target, which yields MSIELPHEVALFLNYLGVPYPDIDEDQVRELAGQVRNFATNVRDTHESATGAIQDMGSVYSGHSYEQLVATWARMSASHMADLDRACHVVAKVLDATAEVITVVKVAVLAGLAGLAASYMALMAATVPTVGLSAALTAAIRAAATKLVTAMEQMVIGYIAAEVIGKAIKPLEHTIERMINGVVYHAASQLLDVPPGGSSTLPLHIEPDEVLAYAKVLDDHADDLLRHAVTFADNVAALDFSTSNGSNDLLGPGTNAIGSASSRSSDPDAGRELSSTPTTPAESAREGSGPTPTRATPGGAGSADSRTTLGGGDSQVPATSEDSSTSIAPEPAAAPAAGPAASIAQERTDTGAVNSAGPVFDRAAPAPSHADSRSLPTPADAPHNWRETIPQLSEASSHSVENVAQHNRFVEHPPAESSADVPGYVRSPGLGSVEDSFANTTDSQSGASPAQSSRQGNPSSTPWQRSGLSGKRAKGAAKSAASSRGKQRATDPATGRPIRTPWSKKPEPTPVADPTVFAPNTARAAPAPPADTSVAAAEPQNNAADRPALPPI from the coding sequence GTGTCTATTGAATTACCGCATGAGGTGGCGCTGTTCCTGAATTACCTGGGTGTCCCGTATCCGGACATCGATGAGGATCAGGTGCGTGAATTGGCCGGTCAGGTGCGAAATTTCGCCACGAACGTGCGCGATACGCACGAGTCGGCCACCGGCGCGATCCAGGATATGGGCTCGGTCTATTCGGGACATTCCTACGAGCAACTGGTCGCGACGTGGGCACGGATGAGCGCATCGCATATGGCGGATCTGGACCGGGCGTGCCATGTGGTGGCGAAGGTCCTGGACGCCACGGCGGAGGTGATCACCGTGGTGAAGGTCGCTGTGCTCGCCGGATTGGCCGGGCTGGCGGCGAGTTACATGGCACTCATGGCGGCCACCGTGCCCACCGTGGGTTTATCGGCCGCGCTTACCGCAGCTATCCGGGCGGCCGCGACCAAGCTGGTCACCGCGATGGAGCAGATGGTGATCGGTTATATCGCCGCTGAGGTGATCGGCAAGGCTATCAAACCGCTCGAGCACACCATCGAGCGCATGATCAACGGCGTCGTCTACCACGCCGCGAGTCAGCTACTGGATGTGCCGCCCGGCGGCTCGTCGACACTACCGCTGCACATAGAGCCCGATGAGGTGCTGGCTTACGCCAAGGTGCTCGATGATCACGCCGATGACCTGCTACGGCACGCGGTGACCTTCGCCGATAACGTTGCCGCACTGGATTTCAGCACATCCAACGGGAGCAATGATCTGCTCGGCCCCGGCACGAACGCCATCGGTAGTGCGTCGAGCAGATCATCGGATCCCGACGCCGGCCGTGAACTGTCTTCCACGCCAACGACTCCCGCCGAGTCGGCGCGTGAAGGCAGCGGGCCGACGCCGACGCGAGCCACTCCGGGCGGTGCCGGCAGTGCCGATTCCCGAACCACTCTGGGCGGTGGCGATTCCCAGGTACCGGCGACATCCGAGGACAGCAGTACCAGCATCGCACCGGAGCCAGCGGCTGCCCCTGCGGCCGGTCCAGCTGCGTCCATCGCGCAGGAGCGCACCGATACCGGCGCAGTGAACTCGGCCGGTCCCGTGTTCGACCGCGCGGCACCAGCACCTTCACACGCAGATAGCCGTTCCCTCCCGACGCCCGCCGACGCGCCACATAATTGGCGCGAGACAATCCCGCAGCTGTCGGAGGCCTCATCACATTCTGTGGAAAACGTTGCGCAGCACAACCGCTTCGTCGAACATCCACCTGCCGAGTCGAGCGCCGACGTACCCGGATACGTTCGGTCTCCTGGACTTGGCTCCGTCGAGGACAGTTTCGCGAACACGACCGATAGCCAGTCCGGCGCTTCGCCCGCGCAGAGTTCGCGGCAGGGTAATCCGTCGTCGACTCCATGGCAGCGTTCCGGGCTGTCGGGCAAACGAGCAAAGGGTGCCGCGAAGTCGGCTGCGAGCAGCCGCGGCAAACAGCGCGCCACCGATCCGGCAACCGGTAGACCGATAAGGACCCCGTGGTCGAAGAAGCCCGAGCCCACTCCGGTCGCCGATCCCACGGTGTTCGCGCCCAACACCGCGCGCGCGGCGCCTGCGCCCCCAGCCGATACCTCCGTGGCCGCAGCGGAGCCACAGAACAACGCTGCCGATCGCCCCGCTTTGCCACCGATCTGA